A segment of the Aromatoleum aromaticum EbN1 genome:
TGGAATGCGCGCGGACGAACTTGATTTCTTCTCCCTCGTCGAGCTGCGGCCGAACGAGGGGGCGATCGAGTTCTGCGGCCGTCGCGCGATCCTGTTGCATACCGATGCGATGGGAGCGCTGCGCAAGGAACTCGTCGAGACGCTCGGCGCGGAAGCGGCGAAAGTCGTCCTGACGCGCTACGGCTTCAGCTGTGGCCACGAGGATGCCGGCCTCCTCGCCGCGTACATGCATCCGGACACCATCGAGCAGTTCGTCCGCGGCGGCCCGCGCACGCACATGTTCGCCGGCATCGCCGAAGTCGAGACCCGCTCCGTCGAGATCGACTGCGAGCGCCGGCGCTATCGCATGGGCGGTTTCTGGCGGCGTTCCTACGAAGCCGAGCAGCACTTGCGCCTGTTCGGCCGCTCTCATGAAGCGGTGTGCTGGACGCTGGCCGGCTACGCGTCCGGCTTCGCGTCCTTCGTGTTCCAGACCGACATGATCTGCATCGAACACGAATGTGAAGGGAGCGGCGCCGAGCGGTGTTCATGGACGCTGATGAATGCCGATGATTGCACTCCCGAACTCGCTGAACTGCGCAAGTATTTCCAGCCGCTGAACATCAAGGATCAGATCGACGGCCTCGAAACCAAGGTTTTCGAGCGCACGCGCGAGCTCGAGGCGTCCGAGCAGCGTTACCGCAACCTGATCGAGGACCTGCCCGAAATCGTTTTCGCGCTGCATCTGTCCGGCCGTCTGGTGCAGCTCAACAAGGCCGGGCGAACGCGCCTGGGCATCGACGAGGCCGAACTGCCGTCGCTGCGCCTGAAGGATCTGGTGCTGCCGGAGTATCGCGCGCAGGCATCGAGCTTCCTGAAGCACAGCGCGCAGCAGCGCAGCGTCGCCCGCCTCGACGTCGTGATGAGCGATTCGGCCGGAAACCCTTTCCCCGTGCAGCTGCAGGTCGAACCGGTCATCAAGGGCGACAAGATCGTCGGCTACAGCGGCCTGGCGCTCGATGTCACCGCGCAACACGAACGCGAACGCAAGCTCACCGAATACGCCGCACGGCTCGAAAACCGCGAACAGCAGATCCAGGACATCATCAATGACGCGGTGTACATCCTCGATCTGGACGGGCGCCTGAGCTTCGTCAACACGCGCATGGCCGATCTTCTCGGGGTGCCGGCAGATCGGGCGATCGGCCGGCGCTGCGGCGAATTCATGCTGCATTCGTCGGCATTGCGCCTCGAGCGCGATTTCCGGCGGCGGCTGGCCGGCGGGCCGGGGCTGCCGTTCGAGATCGCGATCGAGGCGCCGTGCGGGACGAACTGCCTCCTCGAAGTCAGCACCGCGGTGCTGCTGACGAACGGAAAAGCGGAAGGCGTCATCGGCGTCGCGCGCGACATCACTGCCCGGCGCGAAATGGAGCGGCAGCTCGCGCAGGCGAATCGCCTCAGTTCGCTCGGGCAGTTCGCGTCCGGCATTGCGCACGAGATCAACAACCCGCTCGGCCTCGTGTCGGGCTTCGCCGAAGAG
Coding sequences within it:
- a CDS encoding XylR N-terminal domain-containing protein, yielding MRADELDFFSLVELRPNEGAIEFCGRRAILLHTDAMGALRKELVETLGAEAAKVVLTRYGFSCGHEDAGLLAAYMHPDTIEQFVRGGPRTHMFAGIAEVETRSVEIDCERRRYRMGGFWRRSYEAEQHLRLFGRSHEAVCWTLAGYASGFASFVFQTDMICIEHECEGSGAERCSWTLMNADDCTPELAELRKYFQPLNIKDQIDGLETKVFERTRELEASEQRYRNLIEDLPEIVFALHLSGRLVQLNKAGRTRLGIDEAELPSLRLKDLVLPEYRAQASSFLKHSAQQRSVARLDVVMSDSAGNPFPVQLQVEPVIKGDKIVGYSGLALDVTAQHERERKLTEYAARLENREQQIQDIINDAVYILDLDGRLSFVNTRMADLLGVPADRAIGRRCGEFMLHSSALRLERDFRRRLAGGPGLPFEIAIEAPCGTNCLLEVSTAVLLTNGKAEGVIGVARDITARREMERQLAQANRLSSLGQFASGIAHEINNPLGLVSGFAEELQSLMEAIPNAAQIPDLEIIRDGLTTIQEQAQRCKAITDNLLLFSRRQSPPIEPVDVALYVQERFASYREVGLTRGLEITFDIEDRLPPVRTNPTLLDQVIQNLVKNARDAMNGAGPLRVELRSADDAVELGVLDEGAGLPAGVIDHVFDPFFTTKPPGRGTGLGLSICYGIMSELHGRITCGNRQEGGAWFRISLPYDEAGIEGAD